A single genomic interval of Dethiosulfovibrio salsuginis harbors:
- a CDS encoding mannose-1-phosphate guanylyltransferase/mannose-6-phosphate isomerase has product MNNDIKKLRALILAGGGGTRLWPLSREEVPKQFLKLAGDQSLLQTTIKRLLPLCGQEGIKIVAGERWDSQIAYQASDVGLKGDILVLEPEGKNTAPAIALGLAHLMEKGATRETPVLVCPSDHIIQNEKAFHDALKLGLLALEEGKLVTFGIVPDAPETGFGYIKKGEDRGGWHDVSQFVEKPDLKKATEYIQSGQYLWNGGIFLFRAGDMIDSFKEHLPEIARLMECGERAMVEGFKDLPSVSIDYGIMEKAPSVAVVPLDACWSDLGSWDAIYQQGEKDGNRNVLKGDVLADRSEGCLVQGDRRLIALSGVSDLLVVDTADALFIAPRGTSQSVKDVVSTLKERSRPEITQAPESARRWGDYRILHEGDGIKVKRITVHPGKALSLQYHHHRTEHWIVVKGTAQVERDGETFYLHEGESTFIQKNQLHRLINPGKISLEIIEVQNGPYLGEDDIFRVEE; this is encoded by the coding sequence ATGAATAACGATATAAAAAAACTGCGTGCCCTCATACTGGCAGGAGGAGGAGGGACCAGGCTGTGGCCCCTCTCAAGGGAAGAGGTCCCAAAACAGTTTTTGAAACTCGCAGGGGACCAAAGCCTCCTTCAGACCACCATAAAAAGGCTCCTGCCCCTCTGCGGCCAAGAGGGCATAAAAATAGTCGCAGGGGAGAGATGGGACAGCCAGATAGCCTACCAGGCCTCCGACGTAGGCCTAAAAGGTGACATACTGGTACTGGAGCCGGAGGGCAAAAACACCGCCCCCGCCATAGCCCTGGGGCTGGCCCACCTGATGGAAAAAGGTGCAACCAGGGAAACTCCGGTCCTGGTGTGTCCCAGCGACCACATAATTCAAAACGAAAAAGCCTTTCACGATGCACTGAAGCTGGGGCTACTGGCGCTGGAAGAGGGAAAACTGGTAACCTTCGGCATAGTCCCAGACGCCCCGGAGACCGGATTTGGCTACATAAAAAAAGGCGAAGACCGAGGAGGTTGGCACGACGTTTCCCAGTTCGTCGAAAAGCCGGACCTAAAAAAAGCAACAGAATACATCCAAAGCGGCCAATACCTGTGGAACGGTGGGATATTCCTCTTTCGGGCCGGGGACATGATAGACTCCTTCAAAGAACACCTTCCGGAGATAGCGAGGCTCATGGAGTGTGGGGAGAGGGCCATGGTCGAGGGATTCAAAGACCTTCCCTCGGTCTCCATAGACTACGGCATAATGGAAAAAGCCCCCTCCGTGGCGGTGGTCCCGCTGGACGCCTGCTGGTCCGACCTGGGGAGCTGGGACGCCATCTACCAGCAGGGGGAAAAAGACGGCAACCGCAACGTCCTCAAAGGGGACGTACTGGCCGATAGGTCGGAAGGATGCCTGGTCCAAGGGGACAGACGGCTTATAGCCCTGTCTGGAGTCAGCGACCTGCTGGTGGTGGACACCGCCGACGCCCTGTTCATAGCCCCTAGAGGGACATCCCAATCGGTCAAAGACGTAGTCTCCACCCTGAAAGAACGGTCCAGACCGGAGATAACCCAGGCCCCCGAAAGCGCCAGGAGATGGGGAGACTATAGAATCCTCCACGAAGGGGACGGCATAAAGGTAAAGAGGATAACCGTCCACCCGGGAAAGGCCCTGAGCCTCCAGTATCACCACCACAGGACGGAACACTGGATAGTGGTAAAAGGCACCGCCCAGGTCGAAAGGGACGGAGAGACCTTCTACCTCCACGAAGGAGAAAGCACCTTCATCCAGAAAAACCAGCTCCACAGGCTCATAAACCCCGGAAAGATCTCCCTCGAGATAATAGAAGTCCAAAACGGGCCGTATCTGGGGGAGGACGATATATTCAGAGTGGAGGAATAA
- a CDS encoding glycosyltransferase family 10 domain-containing protein, whose translation MRKLALVGSRVFCDDKYLYGESSSDPDRRLSCMRDFKDKLRNEGIDLVYWEDVPSKDVWGYLFFNYKEKDFKRIAKDKQGGFLALLVCESEVVSPENWSPKVQEKFDIIFTWDARPLPETIKPRYIRYFLPNDLSNRQDSPSFSDREKLIVMVAANKWKRRTKELYTERFKAIRWFMEKHPEDLDLYGYDWKYGVAKKALEIVRNTFRAIGGKPTRPVDVSSIYRGPVSVKRDVLKRYRFCLCYENARDIPGYVTEKIFDCFLAGVVPIYMGWEGISDLIPNGAFINFRSFRDYDHMYEEISTMTEDEWNGYLSEARNFLDSDKANLFHSSCFSDTLVYGLTHFDVGE comes from the coding sequence TTGCGAAAACTTGCTTTAGTGGGCTCCAGAGTTTTCTGTGACGATAAATACCTTTACGGTGAGAGTTCTTCTGATCCCGATAGACGATTGTCCTGTATGAGGGATTTCAAAGATAAGCTCCGTAATGAGGGCATAGACCTAGTTTACTGGGAGGACGTGCCCAGCAAAGATGTGTGGGGTTACCTGTTTTTTAACTATAAAGAAAAAGACTTTAAGAGGATTGCCAAGGACAAACAGGGAGGTTTTCTCGCCCTTTTAGTTTGCGAGAGCGAGGTAGTATCGCCAGAGAATTGGTCTCCCAAAGTTCAAGAAAAGTTCGACATAATCTTTACCTGGGATGCCCGACCTTTGCCCGAAACCATAAAGCCCCGTTATATCAGGTATTTCCTGCCAAATGACCTTTCGAATCGTCAGGATTCACCTTCTTTTTCCGACAGGGAGAAACTGATCGTCATGGTGGCTGCCAATAAATGGAAGCGTCGGACGAAGGAGCTCTATACCGAGAGATTCAAGGCCATAAGGTGGTTTATGGAAAAACACCCCGAGGACCTGGATCTTTATGGTTATGACTGGAAATACGGGGTAGCTAAAAAGGCCTTGGAGATTGTCAGGAACACCTTTCGAGCTATAGGTGGTAAACCTACTAGACCGGTCGATGTGTCCTCGATTTACAGGGGCCCTGTGTCGGTTAAGAGAGATGTCCTCAAAAGATACAGGTTTTGCCTGTGCTACGAGAACGCAAGAGATATCCCGGGGTACGTTACAGAGAAAATATTTGATTGTTTTCTAGCCGGAGTGGTGCCCATATATATGGGATGGGAGGGAATCTCCGACCTCATCCCTAACGGGGCTTTCATAAACTTTCGGTCCTTTAGAGATTATGACCATATGTACGAGGAAATATCAACTATGACAGAGGACGAGTGGAATGGCTATCTGTCTGAGGCCCGAAATTTTCTCGATAGTGACAAGGCAAATCTCTTTCACTCTTCTTGTTTCTCCGATACGTTGGTCTATGGATTGACCCATTTTGACGTCGGAGAGTGA